A single region of the Lactobacillus isalae genome encodes:
- the pstA gene encoding phosphate ABC transporter permease PstA, with translation MNAKTSNKIATAGIYTLVSIVVIILFGILGDILVSGVPHLSWHFLSSEASSYQAGGGVRDQLFNSLYLLVLTLIISLPIALGAGIYLAEYAKDNWFTNLIRTTIEILSSLPSIVVGLFGYLLFVVQFGFGFSIISGALALTFFNLPTLTSNIEQAIEGVPQAQRDAGLALGLSNWKTIRGIVLPAALPGILTGIILSAGRIFGEAAALIYTAGQSGSTIDYSNWNPLSPTSFLNVMRPAETLAVHIWKVNTEGIIPDATIVSAATSALLIIVVILFNLGARALGNHLYRKLTAAKS, from the coding sequence ATGAACGCAAAAACTAGTAATAAAATTGCTACCGCTGGAATTTATACCTTAGTGAGTATTGTCGTAATTATTCTTTTTGGAATTTTAGGCGATATTCTAGTTTCAGGTGTGCCACATCTTTCTTGGCATTTTCTATCTTCTGAAGCTTCTTCTTATCAAGCAGGAGGAGGGGTAAGAGACCAACTTTTTAATTCGTTGTATTTATTGGTTTTAACTTTGATTATTTCACTCCCAATTGCTTTGGGAGCAGGAATTTATTTGGCAGAATATGCTAAAGATAATTGGTTTACAAATTTAATTAGAACGACTATTGAAATTTTGAGTTCTTTACCATCGATTGTTGTTGGTTTATTTGGTTACTTACTATTTGTAGTTCAGTTTGGCTTTGGTTTTTCTATTATTTCTGGTGCCTTAGCTTTAACTTTCTTTAATTTGCCAACCTTGACTAGTAACATTGAGCAGGCTATCGAGGGAGTTCCACAAGCGCAAAGAGATGCGGGACTTGCTTTAGGTTTATCTAACTGGAAGACAATTCGTGGAATTGTTTTACCTGCGGCTTTACCAGGAATTTTAACTGGTATTATTTTGAGTGCTGGTAGAATTTTTGGTGAGGCAGCTGCTTTGATTTATACTGCAGGTCAGAGTGGATCAACAATTGACTATAGTAACTGGAATCCGCTTAGTCCAACTAGTTTCTTAAATGTTATGCGTCCAGCGGAAACTCTTGCTGTTCATATTTGGAAGGTTAATACAGAAGGAATTATTCCGGATGCAACTATTGTTTCAGCTGCCACTTCTGCTTTATTAATTATTGTAGTAATTTTATTTAACCTAGGAGCTCGCGCTTTAGGTAATCACTTATACCGCAAGTTGACAGCAGCTAAGTCATAA
- the pstB gene encoding phosphate ABC transporter ATP-binding protein PstB, translating into MQNVNEAPTFIHQFDKDEQIISTKDLSVFYGGSVQKLFDASLQFKKKTITALIGGSGSGKSTFLRCLNRMNDKVARVDGEIWYHDLDINRNNINVYQLRKNIGMVFQKPNPFPKSIRENITYALKANGEKDKQKLDQIVEESLRAAALWDEVKDKLDKSALAMSGGQQQRLCIARALALKPEILLLDEPASALDPVSTSKLEDTLKQLRTDYTMIMVTHNMQQASRISDYTAFFHLGHVLEYDTTENIFTNPKGEITEDYIRGSFG; encoded by the coding sequence ATGCAAAATGTAAATGAAGCACCTACTTTTATTCATCAATTTGATAAAGATGAACAAATAATTTCTACTAAAGATCTTAGCGTCTTTTATGGTGGGAGCGTTCAAAAGCTTTTTGATGCTAGCCTTCAATTTAAGAAAAAGACTATTACTGCCTTGATTGGTGGGTCTGGTTCTGGAAAATCTACTTTTTTACGTTGCCTTAATCGCATGAATGATAAAGTAGCACGTGTTGATGGGGAGATTTGGTATCACGATTTAGACATTAATAGGAATAATATCAACGTTTATCAATTAAGAAAAAATATTGGAATGGTTTTTCAAAAACCCAACCCATTTCCAAAGTCAATTAGAGAAAATATTACTTATGCCTTAAAAGCAAATGGTGAAAAAGACAAGCAAAAGTTAGATCAGATTGTAGAAGAAAGCTTGAGAGCAGCAGCTTTATGGGATGAGGTTAAGGATAAATTAGATAAAAGTGCCTTAGCTATGTCTGGTGGTCAGCAGCAACGTTTATGTATTGCTAGAGCGCTTGCTCTGAAACCGGAAATTTTGCTTCTTGATGAACCAGCTAGTGCACTAGATCCTGTATCTACTTCTAAACTGGAAGATACGCTTAAACAGCTAAGAACTGATTATACGATGATTATGGTAACGCATAATATGCAACAGGCCAGTCGAATCAGTGACTATACAGCCTTTTTCCATTTGGGCCATGTTTTAGAGTATGATACGACTGAAAATATTTTCACTAATCCTAAAGGTGAGATTACAGAAGATTATATTCGCGGAAGTTTTGGATAA
- the pstB gene encoding phosphate ABC transporter ATP-binding protein PstB, with amino-acid sequence MENIITSKDVHLSYGNVEALHGISLDFEEKELTALIGPSGCGKSTFLRCLNRMNDDIPNIHISGDIKFEGQNIYGSKMDLVELRKEVGMVFQQPSPFPFSVYDNIAYGLRIAGIKDKELIDQRVEESLKQAAIWKETKDNLDRNAQAFSGGQQQRICIARALAVRPKVVLLDEPTSALDPISSSEIEETLLELKHEFTFIMVTHNLQQASRISDYTAFLMSGNLIEYGKTADMFLNPKKQITSDYLNGRFG; translated from the coding sequence GTGGAAAATATTATTACAAGTAAAGATGTTCATCTAAGCTATGGAAACGTTGAAGCTTTACATGGGATTAGCTTAGATTTTGAAGAAAAAGAACTTACTGCTTTAATTGGTCCTTCGGGATGCGGAAAGTCGACTTTCTTGCGTTGTTTGAATCGAATGAACGATGATATTCCAAATATTCATATCAGTGGCGATATTAAGTTTGAAGGCCAAAATATTTATGGCTCAAAGATGGATTTAGTAGAATTGCGCAAAGAAGTTGGAATGGTTTTCCAGCAACCAAGCCCCTTTCCGTTTTCAGTTTATGACAATATAGCTTATGGTTTGAGAATTGCAGGAATTAAGGATAAAGAATTAATTGATCAGCGTGTTGAAGAAAGTCTGAAGCAAGCGGCAATTTGGAAAGAGACTAAGGACAACTTAGATCGTAATGCGCAGGCCTTTTCCGGAGGACAGCAACAAAGAATTTGTATTGCTCGTGCTTTAGCAGTTAGGCCAAAGGTGGTTTTACTTGATGAACCGACAAGTGCACTAGATCCGATTTCAAGCAGTGAAATTGAAGAAACCCTGCTTGAACTAAAACATGAATTTACTTTTATTATGGTAACGCATAACTTGCAACAGGCTAGTCGAATTAGCGACTATACCGCCTTTTTGATGAGCGGGAATTTGATTGAGTATGGCAAAACAGCGGATATGTTCCTGAACCCTAAGAAACAAATTACTAGTGATTATCTAAATGGACGCTTTGGTTAA